The following are encoded together in the Peromyscus maniculatus bairdii isolate BWxNUB_F1_BW_parent chromosome 22, HU_Pman_BW_mat_3.1, whole genome shotgun sequence genome:
- the Grin3b gene encoding glutamate receptor ionotropic, NMDA 3B: MECVRTLWLGLALALGSRVARGHPQPCGVATRAGGSGGSVRLAALLPRAPAARARVLAALAAPAPRLPHNLSLELVAVASPARDPASLARGLCQVLAPPGVVASVAFPEARPELRLLQFLAAATETPVLSVLRREARAPLGAPTPFHLQLDWASPLETILDVLVSLSQAHAWEDIALVLCRVRDPGGLVALWTSRAGQAPKFVLDLSRLDGGNDGLRAGLALLGALEGGESLVSAAILLGCSAARAHEVLEAAPPGPQWLLGTPLPAEALPTAGLPPGVLALGEVKRPSLEAAVHDTVELVARALGSMALAHPERALLPAAVGCEDLKPAGAELSGHTLARFLGNTSFQGRTGAVWVTRSSQVHVSRHFKVWSLRRDPLGGPAWATVGSWQDGHLDFEPGAAAVRVPSPSGTQVRPKLRVVTLVEHPFVFTRESDEDGQCPAGQLCLDPGTNDSARLDALFAALANGSVPRSLRRCCYGYCIDLLERLAEDLAFDFELYIVGDGKYGALRDGRWTGLVGDLLAGRAHMAVTSFSINSARSQVVDFTSPFFSTSLGIMVRTRDTASPIGAFMWPLHWSMWVGVFAALHLTALFLTLYEWRSPYGLTPRGRNRGTVFSYSSALNLCYAILFGRTVSSKTPKCPTGRFLMNLWAIFCLLVLSSYTANLAAVMVGDKTFEELSGIHDPKLHHPSQGFRFGTVWESSAEAYIKASFPEMHAHMRRHSAPTTPHGVAMLTSDPPKLNAFIMDKSLLDYEVSIDADCKLLTVGKPFAIEGYGIGLPQNSPLTSNLSEFISRYKSSGFIDLLHDKWYKMVPCGKRVFAVTETLQMGVYHFSGLFVLLCLGLGSALLSSLGEHVFYRLVLPRIRRGNKLQYWLHTSQKIHRALNTGTPEGQQERAEQERSDPGPEEQPRAAEGAGRWRRVRRAVERERRVRFLLETGEAGVDRPRLCSNGPGPQAELRELELRIEATRERLRSALLRRGELRARLGDGARLRPLRLLQGTPAES, encoded by the exons ATGGAGTGTGTGCGTACGCTGTGGCTCGGCCTGGCGCTGGCGCTGGGGTCCCGGGTGGCGCGCGGTCACCCCCAGCCCTGCGGGGTTGCCACGCGTGCCGGGGGCTCCGGCGGCTCCGTGAGACTGGCTGCGCTCCTGCCCCGCGCGCCCGCCGCCCGCGCCCGCGTCCTGGCCGCCCTGGCCGCCCCCGCGCCGCGGCTGCCGCACAACCTGAGTCTGGAACTGGTGGCCGTCGCGTCCCCTGCCCGGGACCCCGCGTCGCTGGCCCGAGGTCTGTGCCAGGTCCTGGCCCCGCCCGGCGTGGTGGCCTCGGTAGCCTTCCCGGAGGCGCGGCCCGAGCTGCGGCTGCTGCAGTTCCTGGCAGCCGCCACGGAGACCCCGGTGCTGAGCGTCCTGCGGAGGGAGGCGCGTGCGCCCCTCGGAGCCCCG ACTCCATTCCACCTGCAGCTGGACTGGGCCAGTCCCCTGGAGACCATCTTGGACGTGCTGGTGTCCCTGTCACAGGCACACGCCTGGGAGGACATTGCTCTGGTGCTCTGCCGCGTCCGGGACCCTGGTGGCCTCGTAGCACTCTGGACTAGTCGTGCTGGCCAGGCCCCGAAGTTCGTGCTGGACCTGAGCCGGCTGGACGGCGGCAACGACGGCCTCCGGGCGGGGCTGGCCCTGCTGGGGgccctggagggaggggagagtctGGTGTCCGCAGCCATCCTGCTCGGCTGCAGCGCTGCCCGCGCGCACGAGGTCCTCGAGGCCGCGCCACCGGGTCCCCAGTGGTTACTGGGCACACCGTTGCCTGCCGAGGCGCTACCCACAGCCGGCCTGCCGCCTGGGGTACTGGCCCTGGGAGAGGTCAAACGACCCTCACTGGAAGCTGCCGTCCACGACACGGTGGAGCTGGTGGCCCGAGCACTGGGCAGCATGGCCCTCGCACACCCAGAGCGTGCCTTGCTTCCAGCTGCGGTCGGCTGTGAGGACCTGAAACCAGCTGGAGCCGAGTTGTCCGGGCACACCTTGGCTCG ATTTCTGGGCAACACCTCCTTCCAAGGCCGCACAGGGGCCGTGTGGGTGACAAGATCCTCTCAGGTGCACGTGTCTCGGCATTTCAAGGTGTGGAGCTTGCGCCGTGACCCACTGGGCggcccagcctgggcaacagtggGCAGCTGGCAGGATGGACACCTGGACTTCGAGCCGGGGGCAGCGGCTGTCCGTGTCCCGTCTCCATCCGGCACCCAGGTGCGGCCGAAGCTGCGGGTGGTAACTCTGGTGGAACACCCGTTTGTTTTCACCAGGGAGTCCGATGAGGACGGGCAGTGCCCCGCTGGGCAGCTGTGTCTAGACCCGGGCACCAATGATTCGGCCAGGCTGGACGCGCTGTTCGCGGCGCTGGCCAACGGCTCAGTGCCCCGCTCGCTACGGAGATGCTGTTACGGCTACTGCATCGACCTGCTGGAACGACTGGCCGAGGACCTGGCCTTCGACTTTGAGCTCTATATTGTGGGGGACGGCAAATACGGGGCCCTGCGTGACGGACGCTGGACGGGCCTGGTGGGCGACCTGCTGGCCGGCCGGGCACACATGGCTGTGACCAGCTTCAGTATCAATTCGGCTCGCTCCCAGGTGGTGGACTTCACCAGCCCGTTCTTCTCCACCAGCCTGGGCATCATGGTGCGCACGCGAGACACGGCCTCGCCCATCGGCGCCTTCATGTGGCCGCTGCACTGGTCCATGTGGGTGGGCGTCTTTGCTGCCCTGCATCTCACAGCGCTCTTCCTTACCCTGTACGAGTGGCGAAGCCCCTATGGGCTCACGCCTCGGGGCCGCAACCGCGGCACCGTCTTCTCCTACTCGTCCGCTCTCAACCTCTGCTACGCCATCCTCTTCGGACGCACGGTCTCCAGCAAGACGCCCAAATGCCCTACCGGACGCTTCCTCATgaacctctgggccatcttctGCCTGTTGGTGCTGTCGAGCTACACGGCCAACCTGGCTGCCGTCATGGTGGGGGACAAGACCTTTGAGGAGCTGTCTGGGATCCATGACCCcaag CTGCACCACCCTTCCCAAGGATTCCGCTTTGGCACTGTGTGGGAGAGCAGCGCAGAGGCCTACATCAAGGCGAGCTTCCCGGagatgcacgcacacatgcgGCGCCACAGCGCACCCACCACTCCACACGGAGTGGCCATGCTCAC GAGTGACCCGCCCAAGCTCAACGCCTTCATCATGGACAAGTCGCTCCTGGATTACGAGGTATCCATTGATGCAGATTGCAAGCTGCTCACCGTGGGGAAACCCTTCGCCATCGAGG GCTACGGCATAGGGCTGCCCCAGAACTCGCCGCTCACCTCCAACCTGTCCGAGTTCATCAGCCGCTACAAGTCCTCGGGCTTCATTGACCTGCTCCATGACAAGTGGTACAAGATGGTGCCTTGCGGGAAGCGGGTGTTCGCCGTGACGGAG ACGCTGCAGATGGGGGTCTACCACTTCTCGGGGCTGTTCGTGCTGCTGTGCCTCGGGCTGGGCAGCGCCCTCCTCAGCTCTCTGGGCGAGCACGTCTTCTACCGCCTGGTGCTGCCGCGCATCCGCAGGGGCAACAAGCTGCAGTACTGGCTCCACACGagccag AAGATCCACCGAGCCCTCAACACTGGGACGCCAGAGGGGCAACAGGAGAGGGCGGAGCAGGAGCGCAG CGACCCTGGCCCCGAGGAGCAGCCGCGTGCAGCGGAGGGAGCAGGGCGCTGGAGGCGGGTGCGCAGGGCGGTGGAACGGGAGCGGCGCGTGCGCTTCCTACTGGAAACCGGGGAGGCCGGCGTGGATCGCCCGAGGCTCTGCTCCAACGGGCCCGGGCCGCAAGCCGAGCTGCGCGAGCTGGAGCTGCGGATCGAGGCGACGCGGGAGCGGCTGCGCAGCGCACTGCTGCGGCGCGGGGAGCTGCGGGCCCGGCTGGGGGACGGCGCCCGGCTCCGGCCCCTGCGCCTGCTGCAGGGGACACCCGCAGAAAGCTGA